TGGCGCCGCGAGCCAGTCATCCCGGGGCATTGCTGGTCATGCAACTGGTGGAACCGATCATGTCACCGGTGCGTCGCATCATCCCACCGCTGGGTATGCTGGACCTGTCACCGATCGTGGTGTTCATCGGCATCAACCTGATCGATGGTATTGTGGTCGGATCGCTGATCCGCACGGTGGCCTCAGGTACACCAGCGCTACTGGCGGTATTTTGACACCTCTCAGGCCCATCGCCACCGAGAGCCAAGACAACATTCAATGACAACATTGAACTCTGACTGGACGAATACAGACTGATGCCCGAGCAGCCTCGCGATTCGGTTGGTCTGGTGAGGCCGCAGAAGGCCCACTTCGACGACCCTCTGCCCCTGGCCTGCGGCAGAACGTTGCCGGCCTATGACCTTGTCTATGAGACCTACGGCACGCTCAACGCCGAGCGCAGTAATGCCGTACTCATCTGTCATGCATTGTCCGGCCATCACCACGCCGCCGGCTACCACGACGAGGGTGATCGCAAACCTGGCTGGTGGGATGCGCATATCGGCCCGGGCAAGTCCATCGACACCGAGCGTTTCTTCGTTGTCTCACTCAACAACCTGGGGGGCTGTCACGGCTCCACCGGCCCATCGAGCATCAACCCCGAGAGCGGCCGCCTCTGGGGACCGGACTTCCCGATGGTGACAGTTGTCGATTGGGTCGACAGCCAGGCTCGCCTGGCGGACCACCTGGGGATCGAGCGTTTTGCTGCGGTGATCGGTGGCAGTCTTGGTGGCATGCAGGCACTGCAGTGGACGCTGTCCTATCCACAACGCGTTGCCAATGCTGCTGTCATCGCGGCGACACCCAAGCTGTCGGCACAGAATATCGCTTTCAACGAAGTGGCACGCCAGGCGATTCGCTCCGACACCGAGTTTCATGCTGGCCACTATGCCAATCACGACACTCTACCGCGCCAGGGGCTGAAACTGGCGCGCATGGTGGGGCATATCACCTACCTGTCCGAAGACGCGATGGGCACCAAGTTCGGCCGCGACCTGCGCAGTGATGACCTCAACTTCGGTTTTGGCGTCGAATTCCAGGTCGAGTCCTATCTGCGCTATCAAGGAGATACCTTTTCCAACTCCTTTGATGCCAATACCTATCTGTTGATGACCAAGGCGCTGGATTACTTCGACCCTGCAGCCGAGCACCAGGGCGATC
This Halomonas huangheensis DNA region includes the following protein-coding sequences:
- the metX gene encoding homoserine O-succinyltransferase MetX; the encoded protein is MPEQPRDSVGLVRPQKAHFDDPLPLACGRTLPAYDLVYETYGTLNAERSNAVLICHALSGHHHAAGYHDEGDRKPGWWDAHIGPGKSIDTERFFVVSLNNLGGCHGSTGPSSINPESGRLWGPDFPMVTVVDWVDSQARLADHLGIERFAAVIGGSLGGMQALQWTLSYPQRVANAAVIAATPKLSAQNIAFNEVARQAIRSDTEFHAGHYANHDTLPRQGLKLARMVGHITYLSEDAMGTKFGRDLRSDDLNFGFGVEFQVESYLRYQGDTFSNSFDANTYLLMTKALDYFDPAAEHQGDLSMALAPAQCPFLVVSFTTDWRFPPLRSRELVNALIRAGKSVSYANIESPHGHDAFLMPEPRYQDVFAGFMRRVADDLGLSAISTEETAHAL